A single window of Rhodamnia argentea isolate NSW1041297 chromosome 5, ASM2092103v1, whole genome shotgun sequence DNA harbors:
- the LOC115753154 gene encoding uncharacterized protein LOC115753154, which translates to MAQSPPKKPIRTRTRTTCFSGCFGPRHSDEVSPSKTPGSGGEKLKISWFYWSRFRSKKSAAKTVPLVNSTVEAEKKAANDMFNNAEAEAEAKAKSKSKSKPDKISSKRRPAGQATATATATETAHPAQPPESEGDQETSEHEAEAHRNETRENRTDSARGNTWHNQKRLSFCRRIDAIRAGSSQPGSPDVKPAKPSRSSAAAAAIPHSASLPILDQEPRPAPPRPAQSQKNRKARPAIGPSGHEKPVDPVVGMSIILVTLVIMILWGRLCAILCTAVWFYFIPRLRSATERPVSSDGPNVNGPDLNSEEYKKRVVLEGLLERNRRSPP; encoded by the exons ATGGCTCAGAGTCCTCCGAAGAAACCGATAAGGACGAGAACGAGAACCACCTGCTTCTCGGGTTGCTTCGGGCCGCGCCACTCCGATGAGGTGAGCCCGTCGAAGACCCCGGGCAGCGGCGGCGAGAAGCTGAAGATCAGCTGGTTCTACTGGTCCCGCTTCCGCTCCAAGAAGTCCGCCGCCAAGACCGTCCCCCTCGTTAATTCCACCGTCGAGGCCGAGAAGAAAGCGGCCAACGACATGTTCAACAACGcagaggccgaggccgaggccaAGGCCAAGTCAAAGTCCAAGTCGAAGCCGGATAAGATCAGCTCCAAGAGAAGGCCGGCCGGGcaggcgacggcgacggcgacggcgaccgagACGGCGCATCCGGCTCAGCCGCCGGAGAGCGAGGGGGATCAAGAG ACGTCCGAACACGAAGCTGAAGCTCATCGAAACGAGACACGAGAGAACCGTACGGACTCCGCTCGGGGCAACACGTGGCACAACCAGAAGCGCCTGTCCTTCTGCCGGAGGATCGACGCGATCCGGGCCGGGTCGAGCCAGCCCGGCTCGCCCGACGTCAAACCGGCGAAGCCCTCCcgctcctccgccgccgccgccgcgatcCCGCACTCGGCCTCCCTCCCGATCCTCGACCAGGAACCCCGGCCGGCGCCGCCCCGCCCAGCCCAGTCGCAGAAGAATCGCAAAGCCCGACCAGCGATCGGGCCGTCCGGCCATGAAAAGCCGGTCGACCCGGTGGTGGGGATGTCCATAATCTTGGTGACCCTGGTGATCATGATCCTGTGGGGGCGGCTCTGCGCGATCCTGTGCACGGCGGTGTGGTTCTACTTCATCCCCCGGCTGAGGTCGGCGACGGAGAGGCCGGTCAGCAGCGACGGCCCGAACGTGAACGGGCCGGACTTGAACTCGGAGGAGTACAAGAAGAGGGTGGTGCTGGAGGGGCTGCTCGAGAGAAACCGCCGGAGTCCGCCGTGA
- the LOC115753165 gene encoding 60S ribosomal protein L44 encodes MVNVPKTKKTYCKSKECRKHTLHKVTQYKKGKDSLAAQGKRRYDRKQSGYGGQTKPVFHKKAKTTKKIVLRLQCQGCKHVSQHPIKRCKHFEIGGDKKGKGTSLF; translated from the exons ATG GTGAACGTTCCCAAGACAAAGAAGACATATTGCAAGAGTAAGGAGTGCAGGAAGCACACCTTGCATAAGGTTACCCAATACAAGAAAGGGAAGGACAGCCTTGCAGCCCAGGGCAAGCGGCGTTATGATCGCAAACAATCAGGGTATGGTGGCCAAACCAAGCCTGTGTTCCACAAAAAG GCAAAAACTACCAAGAAGATTGTGCTGAGGCTTCAGTGCCAGGGTTGCAAACACGTATCGCAGCACCCTATCAAG AGGTGCAAGCATTTTGAGATTGGTGGAGACAAGAAAGGGAAGGGAACTTCTCTGTTTTAA